Proteins encoded together in one Treponema primitia ZAS-1 window:
- a CDS encoding carbohydrate ABC transporter permease: MSDIQQQGKPLTLGGLVIILSLLIISLLFIAPILLVFLNSFKGKLFVINTPFAFPNDESFTGINNYVSGIAATGFFSAFGWSLFITVFSVAIIVLFTSMTAWYITRSTGRFCKGLYYAFVFAMIVPFQMVMFPLTKVANFLHLDNPLGILVLYLGFGSAQSVFLFSGFVKSVPIAVEEAATIDGCTPIRAYFSVIFPMLAPIAVTVAILNAMWVWNDFLLPNLVIGSEYRTIPVAVQYLRGGYGSIDWGYMMAMIGLAVIPIIIFYFVCQKHIIQGVTAGSVKG; the protein is encoded by the coding sequence TTGAGTGATATCCAACAACAGGGGAAACCCCTAACCCTCGGCGGACTGGTAATAATTCTGTCTCTCCTTATTATTTCCCTGCTCTTCATAGCGCCAATCCTGTTAGTATTCCTCAACTCCTTTAAGGGAAAACTCTTCGTCATCAATACCCCCTTTGCATTCCCCAACGATGAAAGCTTTACGGGAATCAACAATTATGTCAGCGGAATTGCCGCCACGGGATTTTTCAGCGCCTTCGGCTGGTCACTTTTCATCACCGTGTTTTCCGTGGCAATCATCGTGCTTTTTACTTCCATGACCGCCTGGTATATCACCCGAAGTACCGGCCGCTTCTGCAAGGGCCTCTACTATGCCTTTGTATTTGCCATGATTGTTCCCTTCCAGATGGTAATGTTCCCCCTGACCAAGGTTGCGAATTTCCTCCACCTGGACAATCCCTTGGGTATTCTGGTGCTCTACCTTGGCTTCGGATCGGCCCAGTCGGTGTTTCTCTTCAGCGGCTTTGTTAAGTCCGTCCCCATTGCTGTGGAAGAAGCGGCGACTATTGATGGCTGTACCCCCATACGCGCCTACTTCTCGGTGATCTTTCCCATGCTGGCCCCCATTGCTGTAACCGTGGCGATCCTCAACGCCATGTGGGTATGGAACGACTTCCTCCTGCCCAACCTGGTAATCGGTTCGGAATACCGGACCATACCGGTGGCGGTACAATACCTGCGGGGCGGTTATGGTTCCATCGATTGGGGCTATATGATGGCCATGATAGGTCTGGCGGTTATCCCGATTATTATCTTCTACTTTGTATGCCAGAAACACATCATCCAGGGCGTTACCGCGGGATCGGTGAAGGGTTAG
- the malQ gene encoding 4-alpha-glucanotransferase: protein MSERSAGILLAVSSLPSHYGIGTFGEAARRWIDFLKEAGQKYWQILPLGPTGWGDSPYQSFSAFAISPYSIDPDILRDQGLLTREELEAVPWGIKPNRVYYSTLYAHRGKLLRRAFARFKDNPSAHGENAFQGFRGKNAAWLNDYSLFMALKRHNKGASWLEWEEKLRFREEKTLVKYQEKLAEDIEYHSWVQFQAHTQWEDIKAYANSNGVSIIGDIPIYVALDSADTWSNSGLFQLDDQRRPIRVAGCPPDPFAAGGQLWGNPLYRWDVLEQSGYGWWIFRLRTCMQLYDVTRIDHFRGFESYYSIPAADKDASRGEWVKGPGLSFINTINRELPGANIIAEDLGYLTTEVRELLRASGYPGMKVLQFAFDSRESSDYMPHTFERHCVVYTGTHDNPTSLGWFKTARFEDVVLAREYLGLRDIREGHWAFIRSALSSVADLAIIPMQDYLGLGTTGRMNTPSTTGGNNWRWRMHGEALQGELAKKIEHLTHIYGR, encoded by the coding sequence ATGTCCGAAAGATCCGCAGGAATACTGCTGGCTGTAAGTAGTCTGCCCTCCCATTACGGTATTGGAACCTTTGGGGAAGCCGCCCGGCGGTGGATAGATTTTCTGAAAGAGGCCGGGCAGAAATACTGGCAGATCCTGCCCCTGGGGCCTACCGGCTGGGGGGATAGTCCCTATCAGAGTTTCTCCGCCTTTGCCATAAGCCCCTACTCCATTGATCCGGATATACTTCGGGACCAGGGGCTTCTTACCCGGGAAGAACTTGAAGCCGTTCCCTGGGGTATTAAACCAAATCGGGTCTACTATTCCACGCTGTATGCGCATCGGGGAAAACTATTACGCAGGGCATTCGCCCGGTTCAAGGATAATCCTTCCGCCCATGGCGAAAATGCCTTTCAGGGATTTCGGGGGAAAAACGCCGCGTGGCTTAATGACTACAGTCTCTTCATGGCCTTAAAACGGCATAATAAGGGTGCGTCCTGGCTTGAATGGGAGGAGAAGCTCCGTTTCCGCGAAGAGAAAACCCTGGTCAAATATCAAGAAAAGCTGGCGGAGGATATTGAATACCATTCCTGGGTACAATTTCAGGCCCATACCCAGTGGGAAGACATCAAGGCCTATGCGAACAGTAACGGTGTTTCGATTATTGGCGATATCCCCATCTACGTTGCCTTGGACAGCGCCGATACCTGGTCGAACAGCGGGCTGTTTCAGTTGGACGATCAGCGCAGACCAATCCGGGTGGCGGGCTGCCCGCCGGATCCTTTTGCCGCGGGGGGACAGCTCTGGGGGAATCCCCTCTACCGCTGGGATGTTCTGGAACAGAGCGGCTATGGGTGGTGGATCTTCCGACTGCGGACCTGTATGCAGCTTTACGATGTAACCCGGATCGACCATTTCCGGGGCTTTGAAAGCTACTATTCCATCCCTGCGGCGGACAAAGATGCCAGCAGGGGTGAATGGGTTAAAGGCCCGGGGCTCAGTTTTATTAATACAATAAACCGTGAGCTGCCCGGGGCCAACATCATTGCTGAGGACCTTGGCTACCTTACCACGGAAGTACGGGAACTTTTGCGGGCATCGGGATATCCGGGCATGAAGGTACTGCAGTTTGCCTTTGATTCCCGGGAATCCAGCGACTATATGCCCCACACCTTTGAACGGCACTGTGTGGTATATACCGGCACCCACGACAATCCCACCAGCCTGGGCTGGTTTAAGACCGCCCGCTTTGAGGATGTGGTACTTGCAAGGGAGTACCTAGGCCTCCGGGACATACGGGAGGGCCACTGGGCTTTTATCCGTTCCGCCCTTTCAAGCGTCGCCGATCTCGCCATCATCCCCATGCAGGATTACCTGGGCCTGGGAACCACCGGCCGGATGAACACCCCCTCCACCACCGGGGGCAACAACTGGCGTTGGCGTATGCACGGTGAGGCGCTACAGGGTGAACTGGCGAAGAAGATTGAACACTTAACCCATATCTACGGGCGCTAG